Proteins from a single region of Dyadobacter fanqingshengii:
- a CDS encoding DUF3823 domain-containing protein, giving the protein MKANNIHFKPFFLAMLALTALLSACEKDNRVEPKSVLTGRVVYEGQPVGLRSNGVQLEIWQRGYQLFTKIPVHVRQDGTFSAALFDGNYKLVRLRGNGPWVDNTDTIEVALSGNTELDVPVQPYFVFQNDTYAKGEGKVSATFNLKQINTTRTLERVNLYVGTTSIVDPNNNAGNAQEVAANIKDLSKPITLTASLSAALAGRDYVYVRVGVKTSGVGEMLFGTPQKVMLK; this is encoded by the coding sequence ATGAAAGCAAATAACATTCATTTTAAACCTTTTTTCCTGGCCATGCTGGCGCTTACTGCGCTGCTCAGCGCCTGCGAAAAAGACAACCGCGTGGAACCGAAGTCGGTTCTGACGGGGCGGGTTGTTTATGAAGGACAGCCTGTGGGCCTGCGCTCAAACGGCGTGCAGCTGGAAATATGGCAGCGTGGTTATCAGTTGTTTACCAAAATCCCTGTGCATGTAAGGCAGGATGGGACATTCTCCGCGGCACTTTTTGACGGTAATTACAAGCTTGTCCGGCTTCGCGGAAATGGCCCATGGGTTGATAATACGGATACTATCGAGGTGGCATTAAGCGGAAATACGGAGCTGGATGTGCCTGTTCAGCCTTATTTCGTATTCCAAAATGACACCTATGCGAAAGGCGAGGGGAAAGTTTCCGCTACATTCAATTTGAAACAAATAAACACTACCAGGACGCTGGAAAGAGTGAATTTGTACGTGGGAACCACCAGCATTGTAGACCCTAACAACAATGCTGGTAACGCCCAGGAAGTTGCCGCCAACATCAAGGACCTATCCAAACCCATCACGCTGACAGCATCACTTTCCGCTGCGCTTGCGGGCAGGGATTACGTATATGTGCGCGTAGGGGTGAAGACGTCCGGCGTAGGAGAGATGCTGTTTGGCACCCCGCAGAAGGTGATGTTGAAGTAG
- a CDS encoding NAD(P)/FAD-dependent oxidoreductase, with translation MENTDFEVIIIGGSYAGLSAAMSLGRSLRKALVIDSGKPCNAQTPHSHNFLTQDGLTPKQIALLGKEQVSNYPTIQFYDGLAAHARKTNDTFEIATLAGDTFTAQKLILATGLKDLMPDIPGYAECWGISVIHCPYCHGYEVKHEKTGIIGNGEAGFEYAKMISNWTKDLTIFTNGSSTFTSEQSEKLSGHQIRIVEKAIAALVHENGKVEKIVFEDHSEEQITAIYSRPAFKQHSEIPGQLGCALTETGLLKLEMFQQTSIPGVYAAGDNSHMARSVALAVSAGSMAGAMLNRELIEEAF, from the coding sequence ATGGAAAATACTGATTTTGAAGTCATTATCATTGGCGGAAGCTACGCCGGACTCTCAGCCGCAATGAGCCTGGGCAGGTCATTGAGAAAAGCATTGGTCATTGACAGTGGCAAACCTTGTAATGCACAAACACCGCATTCACATAATTTCCTCACACAGGATGGGCTAACGCCGAAACAGATTGCGTTGCTTGGCAAAGAACAAGTCAGTAATTACCCTACCATTCAATTTTACGATGGACTTGCTGCCCACGCCCGAAAAACGAACGACACCTTCGAAATAGCGACCTTGGCCGGGGACACCTTTACAGCCCAAAAACTGATTCTTGCAACGGGCTTGAAAGATCTGATGCCGGACATTCCGGGTTATGCCGAATGCTGGGGGATTTCGGTCATACATTGCCCCTACTGTCATGGTTATGAAGTCAAGCATGAAAAAACGGGCATTATTGGAAATGGAGAGGCTGGTTTTGAATATGCCAAAATGATCTCAAACTGGACAAAAGATCTGACCATTTTTACAAACGGCTCCTCAACATTCACATCAGAGCAGAGTGAGAAGCTTTCCGGCCATCAAATTCGTATTGTCGAGAAAGCCATCGCTGCGCTTGTTCACGAAAATGGAAAGGTTGAAAAAATTGTTTTTGAAGATCATTCCGAGGAACAGATCACGGCGATCTATTCGCGCCCAGCATTCAAACAGCATTCTGAAATTCCGGGGCAATTGGGCTGCGCATTGACCGAAACCGGGCTTTTGAAACTGGAAATGTTTCAGCAAACCAGCATTCCGGGCGTTTATGCGGCGGGAGATAATTCGCATATGGCCCGGTCGGTCGCCTTGGCGGTTTCGGCTGGCTCCATGGCTGGCGCAATGCTCAATCGCGAGCTGATCGAGGAGGCGTTTTAG
- a CDS encoding DinB family protein, protein MEKEIFVEMVLAAWNKYLEQLDDFFDDLPDDDFDLEVYPGKNRVRYIIGHLTAVNDGILALLGSREPLYPELADEFLIKSYRTGNSEHSIYDLRIYWRNVNRTLTTYFSTMPLSEWFEKNANISDEDFLRDPHCNKLNIVLTKTHHLVYHLGQLTLLNSRIRNLASRN, encoded by the coding sequence ATGGAAAAGGAAATTTTTGTAGAAATGGTCCTTGCGGCCTGGAATAAATATCTTGAACAACTGGATGACTTTTTCGACGATCTGCCCGATGATGATTTCGATCTTGAAGTGTATCCGGGTAAAAATCGCGTGCGCTACATTATCGGACATCTGACAGCCGTAAACGACGGAATCCTAGCGCTGTTGGGCTCCCGGGAACCGCTCTATCCCGAGCTTGCCGACGAGTTTCTCATCAAGAGTTACAGGACCGGCAACTCGGAGCACAGCATCTATGATCTCAGAATCTACTGGAGAAATGTGAACCGCACGCTAACCACTTATTTTTCGACCATGCCGCTGTCCGAATGGTTTGAGAAAAACGCCAACATTTCGGATGAGGATTTCCTGAGAGACCCGCACTGCAACAAGCTGAACATTGTCCTGACCAAAACACATCACCTTGTGTATCACCTGGGGCAACTCACATTATTAAATAGCAGAATCAGAAACCTGGCAAGCAGAAACTAG
- a CDS encoding efflux transporter outer membrane subunit has product MKLKFSQIYMPLFMLLTVLVASCKVSKDYQRPELALPTQYRNVAFADTATIADVEWRKFFPDTTLQRLIERGLTYNYDLQFALKRIDIAEQQVKQAKFLQIPSLDLQITGTYNRPSSNSLNGISAVNFLKSKHIENYLGAVNLSWEADIWGKIRRQQQATLGQYLQTYEATKAVQTKLVADIAKGFFNLLMLDKQLAIAKSNLELSENTLRLTRLLKDAGEVTSLSIQQSEAQRESIALLLPQLEQDIAIQENALQILTGQMPDSIARKVQLSDFNSNDSLATGVPAAVVSRRPDVRAAEMSVLVANAQLGVAQASMYPSLIITAGGGIESFKSSNWFNIPGSLFGLAAGTIARPIIARRALKTNLEVAKIQREQSVIEFRQSVLNAVGEVSNSLIQSQKLKEQEAIASNQVTILQQAINNAQLLYKSDMANYLEVITAQGNALQAELNLAFIRSQSLIARVDLYRSLGGGWK; this is encoded by the coding sequence ATGAAACTGAAATTTAGTCAAATATATATGCCGCTTTTCATGTTGCTGACGGTGCTGGTCGCTTCCTGCAAAGTGAGCAAAGATTATCAGCGACCGGAGCTTGCATTGCCAACGCAATACCGCAATGTGGCCTTCGCAGACACGGCAACAATTGCAGACGTGGAATGGAGAAAGTTTTTCCCGGACACAACGCTGCAAAGGCTGATTGAGCGTGGACTGACCTATAATTACGATCTGCAATTCGCTTTGAAACGTATTGACATTGCGGAGCAGCAGGTAAAGCAGGCGAAGTTCTTACAAATTCCATCATTGGATTTGCAAATTACCGGCACTTACAACCGCCCGTCCAGCAATAGTTTGAACGGGATCAGCGCTGTTAATTTTCTAAAATCAAAGCACATTGAAAATTATCTGGGTGCGGTAAATCTGAGCTGGGAGGCGGATATTTGGGGCAAAATACGCAGGCAGCAGCAGGCAACATTAGGCCAGTATCTGCAAACCTACGAAGCCACAAAAGCTGTTCAAACCAAGCTTGTTGCCGATATTGCCAAAGGTTTTTTCAACCTGCTAATGCTGGATAAACAACTGGCAATCGCCAAAAGCAACCTGGAATTGAGCGAAAACACATTGCGACTGACGCGCCTCCTGAAAGATGCAGGTGAAGTTACATCGCTCTCTATCCAGCAGTCCGAAGCGCAGCGGGAGTCCATTGCTTTGCTTCTTCCACAGCTCGAACAGGACATTGCGATACAGGAAAACGCTTTGCAGATACTGACGGGACAAATGCCCGACAGCATTGCAAGGAAAGTTCAGCTATCCGATTTTAATTCGAATGATAGCCTCGCAACCGGCGTGCCGGCAGCCGTGGTAAGCCGCCGTCCCGACGTGCGTGCAGCAGAAATGTCCGTTCTGGTCGCTAATGCGCAACTGGGTGTTGCGCAGGCGAGTATGTATCCATCGCTGATCATTACAGCAGGTGGCGGAATTGAATCGTTCAAATCCAGCAACTGGTTTAACATTCCCGGTTCATTATTTGGTCTGGCCGCAGGGACCATTGCCCGACCGATCATTGCGAGAAGAGCGTTGAAGACCAATTTGGAAGTTGCCAAAATACAGCGCGAGCAGTCGGTGATCGAGTTCCGCCAGTCGGTGCTGAATGCCGTCGGGGAAGTTTCCAATTCCTTGATCCAGTCCCAAAAATTGAAAGAACAGGAAGCAATTGCCAGCAATCAGGTGACCATTTTACAACAGGCGATTAACAATGCACAGCTGCTTTACAAAAGCGATATGGCCAATTACCTGGAAGTGATCACCGCGCAGGGTAATGCTCTGCAAGCCGAGCTGAACCTTGCATTCATCCGCAGCCAGTCGCTTATTGCCCGGGTGGATCTCTACCGGAGCCTGGGCGGTGGTTGGAAATAA
- a CDS encoding efflux RND transporter permease subunit has product MFQKFIERPVLSTVISILILLLGGIALTTLPITKFPDIAPPTVQVTAVYPGANAEVVARAVATPIEEAVNGVENMTYMTSSSNNDGTMALNVYFKQGTDPDIAAVNVQNRVSKAVSQIPQEVVQAGISTQKQQNSIIMFVALSSEDSTYDETFLLNYIKINLVPQLQRIPGVGQAQPFGTRDYSMRIWLKPDRLAAYKLSPQEVTDAIREQSLEAAPGRLGESSKEVFEYVLKYKGKLTQNSEYEDIIIKANSDGSVIRLKDLARVEFGSYTYSSNGKLNGNASSGVAVFQTAGTNANEILIQAEELLADFSKSLPKGMKTTIMYNSKDFLDESIGQVRTTLIEAFILVFIVVYIFLQDFRSTLIPAIAVPVAIVGTFFFMQLFGFTINFLTLFALVLAIGIVVDDAIVVVEAVHSKMELTHMDARPATKESMNEISGAIISITLVMAAVFVPVGFMQGPAGVFYRQFAFTLAIAILISALNALTLSPALCALFLKNPHTEQSPDGHLVRKGFSARFFSAFNTGFQTMTDKYVNSLQFLVKRKWITIVGLLVITGSTLWLTQKTPTGFIPTEDQGFLLYALNTPPGSSLDRTQRAMAQVDSIVKGSPIAENRYIVEGMNIISNSNASPYGVGFIKMKPEAERGEVKNFDQIVAMMSQKVRAVNDANAFFFTFPTVDGFGNVSGFEFMLQDRGNGSLEKLSATTNKFLGALMQKKEIAYAFTTFATANPQYMLEVDNAKAKQLNVPVNELLQTLQIYYGSSFVSDFNRFGKYYRVMAQADASYRANPESLNNIYVKNTEGEMVPANQLVTLKRVFGPETVTRNNLYNAVAINGTPKPGYSTGDAIRAVRETAAEVLPNNYRTEWTGMTREEINAGSQILLIFVLSLVFVYFLLAAQYESYILPFAVIFTIPLGVFGVMLFINLSGIENNIYVQVGLIMLIGLLAKNAILIIEYAVQRRKAGMSIVESAMEASRLRLRPILMTSFAFIVGLIPLMRATGGSALGNRSIGTGAVGGMLTGVIFGIFVIPVLYVIFQYLQEKVVGKPKELREGLEH; this is encoded by the coding sequence ATGTTTCAGAAATTTATAGAAAGGCCTGTCCTTTCGACGGTTATCTCCATCCTTATACTATTGCTGGGAGGTATCGCGCTGACGACATTGCCCATTACCAAGTTCCCTGATATAGCACCCCCTACCGTACAGGTGACGGCAGTTTACCCGGGAGCAAATGCAGAAGTGGTTGCCCGTGCGGTGGCCACGCCCATTGAAGAAGCCGTGAATGGTGTTGAAAACATGACTTACATGACGTCTTCGTCCAACAATGATGGCACGATGGCGCTCAATGTTTATTTCAAACAGGGCACGGACCCGGATATAGCGGCGGTTAACGTGCAGAACCGTGTTTCAAAAGCAGTTAGCCAGATTCCCCAGGAAGTAGTCCAGGCGGGGATCTCGACGCAGAAACAGCAGAACAGTATCATTATGTTTGTCGCCTTGTCGAGCGAGGACAGCACGTATGATGAAACGTTTTTATTGAATTATATCAAGATAAATTTAGTACCTCAGTTGCAACGTATACCCGGTGTCGGACAGGCCCAGCCTTTCGGAACGCGCGATTATTCAATGCGGATCTGGCTGAAACCGGATCGCCTTGCCGCATATAAATTGTCGCCTCAGGAAGTGACTGATGCCATACGCGAGCAAAGTTTGGAGGCGGCTCCGGGTCGTTTGGGAGAGAGTAGCAAGGAAGTTTTTGAATATGTATTAAAATACAAAGGAAAACTAACGCAGAACTCTGAGTACGAGGACATTATCATCAAAGCAAACAGCGATGGTTCTGTGATCCGGCTTAAAGACCTGGCGCGGGTTGAATTTGGTTCTTACACCTATTCATCCAATGGTAAACTCAATGGCAATGCATCTTCGGGTGTGGCCGTTTTCCAGACTGCCGGAACCAACGCGAACGAGATCCTGATCCAGGCAGAAGAATTGCTTGCTGACTTCTCAAAATCGCTTCCTAAGGGGATGAAAACGACCATTATGTACAATTCCAAAGACTTTTTGGATGAGTCCATCGGTCAGGTCCGCACTACATTGATAGAAGCCTTTATCCTGGTTTTCATTGTTGTATATATATTCCTGCAAGATTTCCGATCCACTTTGATCCCGGCCATTGCAGTCCCTGTGGCGATTGTAGGAACGTTTTTCTTCATGCAGCTTTTCGGCTTCACGATCAACTTCCTGACGCTGTTTGCACTGGTGCTTGCCATTGGGATTGTGGTCGATGATGCCATTGTCGTCGTCGAGGCCGTCCATTCCAAGATGGAGCTCACGCATATGGATGCCCGACCTGCCACGAAAGAATCCATGAACGAGATTTCCGGAGCGATCATTTCTATTACATTGGTCATGGCCGCAGTGTTTGTTCCGGTTGGATTTATGCAAGGACCCGCCGGGGTCTTCTACCGGCAATTCGCATTCACGCTCGCCATAGCGATCTTGATATCAGCCCTTAACGCCTTGACGTTGAGTCCGGCATTGTGTGCATTGTTTTTGAAAAACCCGCATACAGAACAGTCGCCTGACGGGCATCTGGTGCGAAAAGGCTTCTCTGCAAGGTTCTTCTCAGCATTCAATACGGGTTTTCAGACGATGACAGATAAGTATGTAAATAGTCTGCAATTCCTGGTAAAACGCAAATGGATCACGATTGTGGGGTTGCTTGTTATCACAGGTTCTACGCTTTGGTTAACACAAAAAACACCAACCGGCTTTATTCCGACAGAAGATCAGGGTTTCTTGCTTTACGCATTGAACACGCCTCCCGGAAGCTCGCTGGACCGTACACAAAGGGCAATGGCTCAGGTGGATAGCATTGTAAAAGGTTCGCCTATCGCCGAAAACCGCTATATCGTGGAAGGGATGAACATTATTTCCAATTCCAATGCATCTCCGTATGGTGTTGGATTTATCAAAATGAAACCCGAAGCGGAACGCGGCGAAGTGAAGAATTTTGATCAGATCGTGGCCATGATGTCGCAGAAAGTAAGGGCGGTAAATGATGCCAATGCATTTTTCTTCACATTCCCGACCGTCGATGGTTTTGGTAATGTCAGTGGTTTTGAATTTATGTTGCAAGATCGCGGCAACGGTTCTCTGGAAAAACTAAGCGCGACAACCAACAAGTTTCTGGGCGCGTTGATGCAGAAAAAAGAGATCGCTTACGCCTTCACAACCTTTGCAACCGCAAATCCGCAGTATATGCTCGAAGTAGACAATGCCAAAGCAAAGCAGCTGAATGTGCCTGTGAACGAGCTTTTGCAAACGTTGCAAATCTATTATGGCAGCAGCTTCGTTTCGGATTTCAACCGATTTGGTAAATATTACAGGGTTATGGCGCAGGCAGACGCCTCCTATCGTGCCAATCCTGAGTCTTTGAATAATATATATGTCAAAAACACGGAGGGAGAAATGGTGCCGGCCAACCAGCTTGTGACATTGAAACGCGTTTTCGGACCTGAAACCGTGACCCGCAACAACTTGTATAATGCAGTGGCGATCAATGGAACGCCGAAGCCGGGTTACAGCACGGGAGATGCCATCCGCGCGGTAAGAGAAACGGCTGCGGAGGTTTTGCCAAACAATTACCGTACGGAATGGACGGGTATGACGCGGGAAGAGATCAATGCTGGTTCACAGATCCTCTTGATTTTCGTATTGAGCCTTGTGTTTGTTTATTTCCTGCTAGCGGCTCAGTATGAGAGTTATATCTTGCCATTTGCGGTGATATTTACCATTCCGCTGGGTGTTTTCGGGGTGATGCTATTTATCAATTTGTCAGGCATCGAAAACAACATTTACGTGCAGGTTGGTTTGATCATGCTTATCGGATTACTCGCGAAAAACGCCATTCTGATCATTGAATATGCCGTACAACGTCGCAAGGCGGGCATGAGCATTGTGGAATCGGCGATGGAAGCTTCGCGGCTGCGGCTAAGACCCATTTTGATGACATCTTTTGCCTTTATCGTTGGTTTGATTCCTTTGATGAGAGCCACAGGCGGTTCGGCATTGGGTAACCGTTCTATCGGAACAGGCGCGGTTGGCGGGATGTTGACAGGCGTGATCTTCGGGATTTTTGTCATCCCGGTTCTATATGTCATTTTTCAATATTTACAGGAAAAAGTAGTCGGTAAGCCCAAAGAGCTGCGTGAAGGTTTGGAACATTAA
- a CDS encoding efflux RND transporter periplasmic adaptor subunit codes for MKSNQLTTTRKLVSFLLLATLTGALYNCGSTTANAPAEMPAQSLPVLTVSDHQVTAHREFTASIEGSRDIEIRPQVDGYLDKISVDEGAYVRKGQVLFHIDARPYSEQLNTANASLQSAKAALESAAINVDKLTPLVANNVVSDVQLKSAKAAYDAAKGNVAQAQAAVDAAKINIGYTSIKAPADGYIGTIPFKTGSLVGKGTMEALTVLSETKDIHVYFSMSELDFLDFKNQFPGKTVEQKIKQIPAVELILADNSVYPQKGKVEVVEGQFDKTMGAINFRATFPNVNGLLRSGNTGKVRIPRELTKSVMIPQEATFELQDKVFVYTVLDSNKVQGRPVTISDRSGRYYLISKGLKPGEKIVYNGLDRLRDGMAIAPQKMSMDSLLLANPI; via the coding sequence AATGCCAGCCCAATCATTGCCAGTTCTCACCGTAAGTGACCACCAGGTTACAGCGCACAGGGAATTTACTGCGTCCATAGAAGGAAGCCGCGACATCGAGATCCGCCCGCAAGTGGACGGTTACCTGGATAAAATTTCGGTTGACGAAGGCGCGTATGTAAGAAAGGGTCAGGTGCTGTTCCATATTGATGCCCGTCCTTATTCCGAACAGCTGAACACCGCCAACGCAAGCCTGCAATCTGCGAAAGCAGCATTGGAGAGCGCGGCCATTAATGTTGATAAGCTCACTCCGCTTGTGGCCAACAATGTGGTTTCGGATGTACAGCTAAAATCGGCAAAAGCCGCCTATGACGCCGCAAAAGGTAATGTTGCGCAAGCACAGGCCGCAGTAGATGCAGCTAAGATCAACATCGGTTACACGTCCATCAAAGCACCTGCGGATGGTTATATAGGAACCATTCCGTTCAAAACGGGAAGCCTTGTTGGAAAAGGAACTATGGAAGCGCTTACTGTGCTGTCTGAAACCAAAGACATTCACGTTTACTTCTCGATGAGCGAGCTGGACTTCCTTGATTTTAAAAACCAGTTTCCGGGCAAAACCGTGGAGCAAAAGATCAAGCAAATCCCTGCTGTTGAGCTCATTTTGGCCGATAACAGCGTTTATCCGCAAAAAGGAAAAGTGGAAGTTGTGGAAGGCCAGTTCGACAAAACCATGGGCGCCATCAATTTCCGGGCAACATTCCCGAACGTGAACGGCTTACTCCGCTCAGGCAATACGGGAAAGGTCAGGATCCCGAGGGAGCTTACCAAATCGGTGATGATCCCGCAGGAAGCCACATTTGAGTTGCAAGACAAAGTATTTGTATACACCGTTTTGGACAGCAATAAAGTGCAAGGCCGGCCCGTGACCATATCCGACAGAAGTGGGCGTTATTATCTGATTTCCAAAGGCTTGAAGCCTGGAGAAAAGATCGTATACAATGGTCTGGACCGCCTGAGAGACGGGATGGCCATTGCTCCGCAAAAAATGTCGATGGACAGTCTGTTGCTCGCCAATCCTATTTAA